A region of the Lycium barbarum isolate Lr01 chromosome 1, ASM1917538v2, whole genome shotgun sequence genome:
AGGAGTTGACAGATGCAAGGAGATTTAGAAGCTTGGTTGGAGGTCTAATTTAACGCACACTAGAAACGATATTGCATGTTCTGTTGGAGTTATTTCCAGGTTTATGCAACAACCTTCAAATGTCATTATGGATCAGCAAAGAGGATCTTACGGTACATTGAGTATGGCATTTGGTACTTAAAGACTTCTAATTTCAGATTGTGTGAATACACAAACAGTGATTAGGCAAGTTCGTTGAATGATAGACATAGTGTTTTAACAAATGTTTTCACTCTAGGTTTAGGAGTGATCACTTGGAGTTCAAAGAAGCAAGCTACAATAGCATTTTCAACCTCAGAAGCTGAGTATGTGGCAGCAGCTTTTCAAGCCTTTTGGCTAAGGAGGGTATTAGCAGATCTTCAACAAGAACAGGAAGGAGCAATATTTACATTCATCACCGCCAACCACCATTACCACAACAACCACTAATCACTACCGACAATCACCTCCACATATCGCCAACCACTGTTATCATTCACACTACCATTAGCTATCATACCATCCACCATAAATCAACCGTCACCACCAactaccaccatcaacaaccatCGTTTAAGCGCTTATTGCTGGCCGCCACCACCACTATCCACAACAACCACCACCACCCACCATCAGCTAATACCATCACTAGTCGGCACCCACAACCACTACTAACCGctatataatttaaaaaaatattttttaatatggTATTAGTAACCATCCATCCTTAACTAGAGATCTCGGGTTCGATCCTGAGGAACAGAATTGGCTTTCGTAGGGAGAGCTTTAACCCGGCTCGAATCCAAATTAATCGAGCCTGAACGCGGGTACAGGACACTAGGTAggaaactaaaataaaaaaactaCAACAGTATGCACATCTTCCTTTATCAGAACTATTTTGATTTAGCACTTGTATAGCATAGAATAAAACTTGTGCAAGTATTAATGGTAGGAAGGGAAGTAGGTTGAAACTTAGAAATGGAGTAGTTTTCGTATAAAATAATCAGAACTTTACCTGCTGCCTTTGCAGCTATGGCTTCTTGATACACGTCAGTCACGAACAAAATCTCGGATGGGTGATCTACCCCCAAGGATGCTGTAATTTCATGGTAGCTTTTAGTTTCTTTCTTATTCCTACAACAAGTAGAAGTAATTTGGATTACTTACAATGACAACAGAGATCAGGATACCACTCCAAAATCAGAGATGTGGCCAGGTGAAAGGTAGAAATTTACCCTACTGTAGTATCAAAAAATCCACACAGATATTTTCTTAGGTCCCCATAGTTTGTGTAACCAAACAAAAGCCTCTGTGCCAATCTGCTGCCACTTGAGTATATGTACACCTTAGGGACAAAACAGCTAGTCATTTGCCCAGCAGATGGAAATATAAAAGTTTATAGACTTTGTAATACACCTTGTGAGGATTATGAAAAGAAATGCACTTAATGCAGCAGGAATGCAGGATGAGGCTGTTAATACAACAAACAACAAGAAGTATGCCTCAGTCCCAGCTAGTTGGGATCatctatatgaatcctcacttcTTTATTAAAGTTCAACTCGTATCATCTCataccaaataaaataaaaaggaaaagaagctaTATATCTATGAGGGAACCCTGGGAGAGCCGCCGACTCCAACTACCGTCCATGTACGATCCATACTAGATCTGACCAACTGCCCATCCTACCTAGGTAGGAATCTCTCAAACGAACCGCACTCCTTCGTATACGTCAGGAGTCCATTGATGAGAAGGGGCTGGGGAAAGCTTGAACCCAATTCCTATGGTAATGAATATGAGCGCAATTGAAATTCCTGGGGAGTTACACATTTGTGTATTGATAAGActgtttctatatatatatattatagtataaaaataataatattagaCGTTCTCCAACAAGTCTAAAACATATTCCCAACTAGTAGATATCACCTTATATAGATCTTGTTCTTCCATTGTGCCTTATCTTTAGCTAAATTTGCATTGATTCCTAAGAATTGATAGGTCTTTCAGGACAACTTCCTTCGATGTAATTTAGGCTGAAGCCATTAATGATAAAAGAAATTCCCTTTTTATAAGGGATAAAAGAAAAATTCCTTTGATCATAATCCAACATTACGTCTTCATTTGCAACTACAACTTTATGAAATTAGAGCTCATTGAAAAAGAGAAATGCACAACTGCGGGAACAATGGGAAGACGAGAGGAACCTTGATGCCTAAAGCAGCCCATCTCTCAAGAGCTTCAGGCACGTCATCGAAAACAACCCCCTCTAACTCGTTGTTTTGGAACCCCGTTTGCCATATATGCCCCTGTGTTATAGAATATGAAGCCAAGCACAAACTGTAAGGAACGTATGTTGAAACTTGAAAAATTTCAACATTTGGATGGGATGAGGGCAAAATAACTTCACCACTGATCTCCTCACCTGTAACTCCTTTAAGGCGGTAATTTTTCGGTCAGCTTTAATCATTGCCTCAACATTGGTTACTAAAGCTGCAATTACCTCGTCCTTCCCAGTATCATTAGAAGGGATAGGCATAGCACCGGCAACACCATTTTCCAAGTCTTCTTGTACCTAAAAGAAGAATGTAAAGGAGGCAAATTCAGTTGCCTTTACAGCATAGTACCTAATTATGAATTACATTCAGCATAGTTTTAAGTTCAACAAGTATATTAGACAGTTTCTACTTGTGAAAAATGTTGAATTGTGTTTTGGTGAAAAAGGGTTTACGTAATAATGGATACAATATATAAAGACAGGATCTAGAACCCAGCTGAGTAGTGGATTCTACTACTTAAAATATTTAGTGGGGTTCTAAATTTATTCAGCTTTAGTTTTCATATCTTAGTTTTATGTGTATTTTCATGTAAAAAGAAAACTTGAATCCAAGTCCAATGCTTCCTCTTATCCAAAGATCCAAATTCCTAATCTTAAAAGTGTTAAAAGTTCATCGGTAGAAGCACCACCCCTTTCTCAATGCCCTCGTTATCCAACCCGTGTGCAACCCAAATGAGTTGATAAATACAGTTTCATCATTTCTCTTTCTAGTATAATTGAATTCAGAAAAGCAAAGCACATTCAGCATAGTTTTATTGTCAGAATATGGATAACAGTGTGCTGTTGTGACTGTAAAATGCAAGATGATGTGCTAGTTAGTACTTAAGAAAAGCATTTATTTTCTTGCAAGTGAAAAATTCAAATGGATGGTACCGatttattggcatgtaataatatATGTAATGAATCATGAGTCATGACCACATAGAAGAGGTAGGGGGTGCAAACAAAGAACAACCTATCATGAAAACTCCTGTCGGAGCAATTTTCTCAGAAAGTTAGCTTACTTGAGCTCTTAGTAGCTTAATATCCTCCTGAGTTTCTGCTGAATCATATGTTGCATCCAAATGTCTCCCCACATTATCACGAGCATAAGGAAAAAGAACATCTGTAACAAATGATATGGGCGTTGTGGTTCCTTCAATATCCAATACGACGCAGCGCTGCACCAAACCATAGAAATCActatgcatgcatgcacagtGGCGGAACTAGGATTTTTACTAAGGAGTGTCAAAATATACGACTAAATTAAGGGGTTCAAcacatactatatatacataaaaaagttCTTTTTACGTGTttacacagtgtaatttttcagCGAAGGGGTGTCAACATGCATGTGGCTCTGCCACTAGGCATGCAACACTTAATTATATGCATATGTAGCttaaatcaacaataacaataacatactcagtgtaatcccacaagtggtgtctggggagggtagagtgtacacaacCCTTATCCCTATCTTGGCAGATAGAGAGCAGAAACACAACAATTATGAAAACATACGCGGTAATACAACAGGATAGTAAGAAGACTGAAGCAGAAGAGACAACAAGTAATAATAGAAAACTAACAATAAGCAATACTAAAATACTAAAATAATACAAATGACGAAAATCAAAATCTATAAATCTCAAAACCTAGAGAATGGTCCAAATTTTCAAATGCTTACCCTTAATGGCTCAATGTCACCGTTTGAAGCAAGACCACCCGCTTTTGCAGACATCTTGACATTTCGCATGCTGCTTAAAGCACCACCGGAATTACGAATAGGACCAACTTTACCTTTAAAAACAAAGGAGCACAATCAAAACACTTGGGGATATATGCAGGTAACGTTTGGCCGATGGTGCAGATAACTCAGACTCATTTgagccaacacatacatatcctcTTCCATCATTCTTTCCTTTAGCACCCCTAATCAAACAACCCAAAAAACACACAAAACTCAAAGAAGataacaggaaaaaaaaaatcaagatttaGTAGAGTTACATAGGAATTTTTTTTAAACTAGTCACTATTTTCACCAAACCCtagagccgagggtctttcggaaacagcctccctacattataggggtaagatctgcgtacactttacctcctcagaccccacattatgagatttcactgggtacgttgttgttgttgtttcacCAAACCAAACAGTTTGCACACACTTCAACTAATTCTACGGGTAATCCATTTCATTGATCACTATGCCGCACACTTGGGTGACTTTAGGAAATCCACAAACTAAGACCAAGGGTGGATCTAGCTAACAACAAATGGATTCGTCAGAACCCATTAGCTTTAAAGGCGAATCTAGGATTTAAATTCTTTGTGTTCAACCTTTAAAGATTTTAACATTGAAGCCGTTGTATTTTTAAAATTGTTGGTATACTATTCTCTACCAAATAAAAGTTGTGGTATACTATTTGTTGCCAACTTAATAAATGTTACACATAAATTCATACTCACTGTCGAAAGTACTGGGTTAAATGAAGCAAATCCGCCTCTCAATATATTTAGCTTCGAACCCTCACTAAATTAGTGCCCCCTCctctcaatttaagtgttttactttcttttcttttgtccGTCTCAAAAAGAATGCATTTTTTATATCTAGTAAGTTGATAATTCAAATATCATACATGAtaaatttaagaccacaagattcaaaaagacattttagtacattatactctctctgtctcaatttaaatgtcttagtttgactgcGCCCGGAGTTCAAGAAACAACGGGAAACTTTTGAATTTTatggtcttaaattaaaaatgtgtatagtgctttaaatcttgtggtcttaaatttaCAGTATAGAATGTTAGAATTGGAAAAATTACCAAAGAGCCAATTTTTTTCAGACAGGTCAAAAAGTAAAGTTAGATACTTAAATCGGGACGAAGGGAGTACACGTCTTTAATTTAGGACAAGAAGATTCAAAAGcttatctttattttttaaattttgtgtctaGTCAAATTAAGACACTTCAATTGGGACGGGGTGTAAAATAAGAACAGATAATAAATTTCGAACATagtaaattaaaagataagatgTTATATGGGTGCTTGCCTGAAGGGGACATGACGATAAGTTGTTGAGATTTAGGAATGGAAACCCAACACTGTTTGTAGAAATGGCGACATAGGCCTTTTAAGTATGCTTGTGAATTTGTGGCCATTTTCACAACTCCATTCATTGCCAATGGGACTGCTAAAGCTACTATAGCCATATTTGTTTTTCTACTAGTAGAATATTATGGTGTGTGAGGTATTTCATAATGTATGGCTATATTTCTCTCATAGTCTTcagaaaaatgaaaaggaaatgtcttgcactttgtttggatgattgttatatATTGTTTTAATGTATTGTaatgtgttgtattgtattgatTTGATTAACATAatgtttggatagattgtatTGTTTCCATCGTTAAACTCTttataaatcattttttttttagtttgggAAGAAATGATTTTGTAGCCTTTTATAAATCTTTTGTAGTTTGGGGAGAAATGACTTTGTAGTCTTCTATAAAACAATTTGGGGAGAAATGATTTTTAGCTTTTTAGACATTATTACACTAATTACTCAAAAATTGCTTCCTAAACTTATTATCtatattatttttttgaaaaatattttcctttatcCAAACATATGCCAATAATATTCTTCaaggaaatatttttcaaaaaaaatattttgaaataaCAAATTCTATCATACCAAATATACTCTTGAATAAAATGATCAACTTTGTTCCTGATTTTATGGCTGAGAATTTGATTTTATCCCTGGTCTATTTTATCTGCATCCTCAATAGTGAAttgatttttgtccctcaaattgttggtgtttaatttttgtccatcGCCTAAAAATTCATGAATTTCCGGTTCGAACGCCCGCTCagttaaaaattataaaaaaaaaaaaattgcaagacagagttttgaattcaaggtagagtttgaaccttataaggcagagttttgccttaagGCCTGATTTTGGataaaagtttgtcttaaggtctaacttttgcccgaataggtctaattttgctacaaaactttgccttgcgaatttttttttccactaAGTCTGGATTCAAACCCAGAATCTCAgagtattaggcgaaggataaaaattaaagaccaacaatttgaggggtaaaagttaaagaccagtgcctttgaaggacaatcgtgcaaatgaccccttAGCTAATACATAGCAACTGGGCTGTTGGACCAGCCCAAGAACAAGGCTGAAACTATCCAGCAAAAGAAAGCCCATAATTGGCCCAACAAGTTACTGGGTCAGCAGATAGCCCAAATTTCAGGCGTGGACTGGTTTCAACGTTTTCTAGGGCTGATTTACGaaatatctctttttttttttaggttacCTTTTAGATTTTTTTCCTATTTCTAAAAATTATGCAAATATAGTTTTAAAAAATTATCCTCCTGGACGGCATTAGACTCCGGTCTAGTGTTTGCTCAGATATTACTCAACCTTACAGATGAAATATTAGACTATTGTCTAGCTTTTACTTATCTTATAGAAGTGTGAACGTGATCTAATAATTTTTCATAATTAAAAAGATCACTCTTTTTGAAGAGAACTCTTTTAAAGCCCGGTACCAGTCAAGAGCTCTCGACTCTAGAACAAGAGTTGGTTATGGAATAGTCATTTAGTCGGCTTTCTCGTTCTTAAGGACCTTCCCGCCGGTAAGTTAATTTTATAGAAGATATGTTTTGTTGACAACTAATATAGTAGATGCATATTTGCTTGCTTTTACGGGTATCGAACacagtggcggattcaggattttcactcagggtgTTCGAAAAAATAACTTgacctaaatat
Encoded here:
- the LOC132628832 gene encoding probable bifunctional methylthioribulose-1-phosphate dehydratase/enolase-phosphatase E1 1 produces the protein MAIVALAVPLAMNGVVKMATNSQAYLKGLCRHFYKQCWVSIPKSQQLIVMSPSGKVGPIRNSGGALSSMRNVKMSAKAGGLASNGDIEPLRRCVVLDIEGTTTPISFVTDVLFPYARDNVGRHLDATYDSAETQEDIKLLRAQVQEDLENGVAGAMPIPSNDTGKDEVIAALVTNVEAMIKADRKITALKELQGHIWQTGFQNNELEGVVFDDVPEALERWAALGIKVYIYSSGSRLAQRLLFGYTNYGDLRKYLCGFFDTTVGNKKETKSYHEITASLGVDHPSEILFVTDVYQEAIAAKAAGLEVIISVRPGNGPLPDNQGFKTIKSFSEI